A genomic stretch from Setaria viridis chromosome 1, Setaria_viridis_v4.0, whole genome shotgun sequence includes:
- the LOC117842441 gene encoding (R)-mandelonitrile beta-glucosyltransferase, with protein MARAHAVVVPYPCSGNINPALQLAKLLHRHGVYITFVNTEHNHRRVQDTESAGAVRGREGFRFEAIPDGLSDADRGKQDYGLSLLVSTNTTCAAPLRDLIARLNGTPGVPPVTCVLPTGLMTFALGVARDLGIPSMVFWCASAASLMAYMWTPELRKRGYVPLKDESYLTNGYLDKTIIDWIPGVPPISLGDVSSFVRTTDPNDIGLGLSEYEPSSCTKAGALILNTFENLDADVLAALRSEYAHVYTVGPLGSLLRHGTAADGDSIDSTGLSLWKQDAECLAWLDTQEPRSVVYVNFGSHTVMTPEQLAEFAWGLAASDHPFLWSIRDDLVRSAGLPPAFVAETAGRCRVAAWCPQEQVVRHPAVGCFLTHNGWNSTCESLAAGMPMVCWPGFADQYINRKYACDVWGVGVRLDDEVRREQVAMRVREAMGSEEIKASAARWKAEALVASCPRGSSYENLLSMVRAMCSSANPED; from the exons ATGGCGAGGGCGCACGCCGTGGTGGTGCCGTACCCGTGCTCCGGCAACATCAACCCGGCGCTGCAGCTCGCCAAGCTGCTCCACCGCCACGGCGTCTACATCACCTTCGTCAACACCGAGCACAACCACCGCCGCGTGCAGGACACCGAgagcgccggcgccgtgcgcgGCCGCGAGGGCTTCCGGTTCGAGGCCATCCCGGACGGCCTCTCCGATGCCGACCGCGGCAAGCAGGACTACGGGCTGAGCCTGCTCGTGTCCACGAACACAACCTGCGCGGCGCCGCTGAGGGACCTCATCGCGCGGCTCAACGGCACGCCCGGGGTGCCGCCGGTGACGTGCGTGCTGCCCACGGGGCTGATGACCTTCGCGCTGGGCGTGGCCCGGGACCTGGGCATCCCGAGCATGGTGTTCTGGTGCGCCAGCGCGGCCTCGCTGATGGCGTACATGTGGACGCCGGAGCTAAGGAAGAGAGGCTACGTGCCACTCAAAG ATGAGAGCTACCTGACGAACGGCTACCTGGACAAGACGATCATCGACTGGATCCCAGGCGTGCCTCCCATCAGCCTCGGCGACGTCTCGAGCTTCGTCCGCACCACCGACCCAAATGACATTGGCCTCGGACTCAGCGAGTATGAGCCCAGCAGCTGCACCAAGGCCGGCGCCCTCATCCTCAACACCTTCGAGAACCTTGACGCCGacgtcctcgccgccctccgctCTGAGTACGCTCACGTCTACACCGTCGGCCCCCTGGGCTCGCTCCTCCGGCACGGCACCGCCGCTGACGGCGACTCTATCGACTCGACCGGCCTGAGCCTGTGGAAGCAGGACGCCGAGTGCCTGGCGTGGCTGGACACGCAGGAGCCGCGCTCCGTCGTGTACGTCAACTTCGGCAGCCACACGGTGATGACGCCGGAGCAGCTGGCCGAGTTCGCGTGGGGCCTCGCGGCGAGCGACCACCCGTTCCTCTGGTCCATCAGGGACGACCTCGTCCGCAGCGCCGGCCTGCCACCGGCGTTCGTGGCCGAGACCGCGGGGCGTTGccgcgtggcggcgtggtgcccGCAGGAGCAGGTGGTGCGCCACCCGGCCGTGGGCTGCTTCCTCACGCACAACGGCTGGAACTCGACGTGCGagagcctcgccgccggcatGCCGATGGTGTGCTGGCCGGGGTTCGCAGACCAGTACATCAACCGCAAGTACGCCTGCGACGTGTGGGGCGTCGGCGTCCGGCTGGATGACGAGGTGAGGAGGGAGCAGGTGGCCATGCGCGTCAGGGAGGCCATGGGGAGCGAGGAGATAAAGGCCAGCGCGGCGAGGTGGAAGGCTGAGGCGTTGGTGGCGAGCTGCCCCCGTGGGTCGTCGTATGAGAACTTGCTGAGCATGGTCAGAGCAATGTGCAGCTCAGCCAACCCCGAAGACTGA